agcctccagtatttatgctgcaatagtttatgtgtcggggggctagggtcagtctgtcatatctggagtatttctcctttcttatccggtgtcctgtgtgaatttaagtatgctctctcttgctctctctatctttctttctctctcttggaggacctgagccctagcaccatgcctcaggacaacctggcctgaatactccttgctgtccccagtccacctggccgtgctgctgctccagtgtaaaatgttctgcctgcggctatggaaccctgacctgttcaccggacgtcctacctgtcccagacggTGCGAGCGGTAgcgatactctgaatgatcggctatgaaaagccatctgacatttactcctgaggtgctgacctgttgcaccctctaccaccactatgattattattatttgaccctgctggtcatctatgaacatttaaacatcttggccatgttcagttataatctcaacccggcacagccagacgaggactggccacccctcatagcctggttcctctctaggtttcttcctaggttctggcctttctagggagtctttcctagccaccatgtttctacacctgcattgcttgctgtttggggttttaggctgggtttccgtacagcactttgagatatcagctgatgtaagaagggctttataaataaatttgatttgagacagtgctgtatcatgaatacagtcacaggtaacCTGGAATGACAGTACACTAGCTGAAGTTTTGTTAATTagatcttttttctttttttttgcatcTTGGATGAAAAAAATTATAAATTAATATAAACTTTACTTAACtcgttaagtcagttaagaacaaattcttatttacaatgacagccttggaacagtgggttaactgcgttgttcaggggcagaacatttttaccttgtcagctcggggatttgatctcgcagcctttcagttactggcccaacgctctaaccactaggctacttggaTATGTCCATGACAATGACTTTGCTCAGAAAAAGTTGTCTCGTCTCGGCACCGTTCACTCTATGTATGGTACTACAGAGACTGAAATTCAAACGTGAAACATTGTTTCCGAGGTCGGACAGGCAGAAAGCTATGCTTATATTAATCCCCGCtgcaccaaactaaatgctaggctggaAGCAAGGGGAAATGTGTGAGTTGAGATAAATAAAGGAGCTGATTCAGAAAGCAACATGAACATGATAGTCTTATTGAGGCGCAGTGAACATTTTCAGATGGAACTGATAGTCTGTAACGGCCAATACAGCACGACTTGGAATGCTGCTCGTcaaatcagcatccaggatccacATTTTACAATTATTATTATAAACCGGGTGGCTTGAGCCATCTCAGACCTTATACCACAGGTAAAATGACTTTTTCCTGGTATAATTATGTTATTAACCAGTTTACAATAGCAACAAGGCACATTGGGGGTTtgaggtatatggccaatataccacagttattgactgtatccaggcactccgtgttgcgtcgtgcttaagaacagctcttagccattgtatattggccatataccacacctcctcaggccttaGTGCTTAATTATATGGATGGAACTACCTATTCCAAGGAGCAATCCCTCTGAAAATTAATGTTTATTGAGATATTATTTGAACACACTAGATTGATTTTCATAAAACAGCTTGAGTTCACTAGGCCTTTACTGACTTTCCCATTGCTTGCTCTGTCAGAATGTTTTACAATTGCCAAGTGTACTTCAGTACACATAAGTCTGAACCTGTTCAGGGCCTCCTAAAAGTAATTGTTTTCATTAACATTTCATGACATGGCATAACAGTCTCTGCATGTATTTAGATTTGATGTGAATGATACCAGATGAGTGAGTGTGTGGAGATTCATTTCAATCAGGCACGTAGAAGACCAACAAGGTTCCACCTGGAAACATATAGAACACGtagaatttatttaaaaaaaaaaactgcaccAAATATTTCCTTGACATGCAAAACTCAAAATATACATTATACCACAGGAGGTCGtttgcaccttaattggggaggacgggctcttggtaatggctggagcagaatagtATAAAATACATCACAAATGGTTTCCATGCGTTTcatgccattattatgagctgtcctccccacaACAGCCCCcactacattatactgtacattttacaatatacacacacacacacatctgtaccACCTATTCTACACATAGCTACTATGTACATAGTAGCTATCCCTTTAATAGCAAGAGATGTGGTAGATAAACTGCAGTAGGTTGACAAGCTAGCTCCAATTGGCATATAGCCTCTTGCCTTTGATATGTATTGTATAGCACCTCTCACTACGAGATCATGTTATTGTAGCCTCCCTGTAATCAAATTCATTAAAGGAATACTCAAAAACCATATTGTTGCGTTTTGCATCAAGGATTGTTTTTGCTCTACTGAATGTGCTTTCTTGAAAAATGTCATTGCTGATATATACATATTTTGGGGGTGATTATATTATGGTGAACTAATGGAAAAAATACAAAATCGTTTTTTAGTGTAGTATTCCTTTAATAAAGCACCTGCCAAGACGTCCGGACTTTTATGGCACATATAgtaaactcattccacagaggatCCCTGGTTCCAGTCCTTCTTTGTAGGTGTCCCCTAAATCACTACATGATGAACAGGGTTGATCAGTCAGATAAAGCCTGCAATGCTGCCTGGGCATATCTTTGGGCACTGCCTACTAATGTTCCATTTGGTCGAGGAGTGAGGGTTATGAGCCCAGCGCCTCCTCGTTTCCTGCACTGGCTTTCTGATAACATCTGATCTACGATGCATGAGGGATGCATGAGGTTCATGAGAACAGTTGTTAGTATCTTCCCAAACAAAcaagacaccccccccccaccatacGTTACTCAGAACAATACAGGAGTCATTGCGTCAACGCCTCAAAACAGTCCTAGGAAAAACACAGGAAAAGGAGTCTACTCTCCACAGTCCATACTCCACACACTCTCCGTCTGTGTCCAACTTGTTAAAGTGGTCCATCGACTGCGGAGCTCCAAGTCCTGTCATTCTTCAGCAATGCAGTTGGGGTCCACCTTAACATGGCTTGCTCTGAGTGTCGGTCAATGACACTGAAATCACCTGGCTCCCAGGTCATACCGGATGcatctgtctgtactgtagtaatCACAACTGGGTAAGTGTGTAGTCTCTCAGGGGTCAGGCTGCATCATGAGAAGAGGAGGGTCTTTCTCTAGGCTGATCTTAcattccacctcctcctctaccggGACATAGAGATTCCCTATGGAGCTCTGGAAGGcagggaatggggggggggggggtgttagtgtgTGCGAGGGTCATGGGGCAACGTGGATGAATTGTAAAGAGGAAGTTCAATATCAGTATGGACTCTATACGCTGATGTTAGCATTTCTAGTTAGTGAAGTCCTATAACATCAGCTAGCCCCTTACTGTTAGACCACTGCTAATAATACAAGATGCTGTTGCTGTTCTCACCTTCTGTTCCTTATTGCTGATCAGCATGTCCTTCAAAATCCAGGAAGGCTGTGGAATTTTGGGGAAAAGCTTCTCTCTGTGCCTGGAAAAGAACCAAAGAGGCCACAATTCACTAAAATGTAAATTGCTTAAGTGAAAACACAAGATAGCATTCTATTTAGACAACCCCCCCACGACAGAATGTAGACCCATGATGTAGGTTGACTTACTTCATGAAACAACAAAGAAACAGGATGATGAATAGGCCAACTGCAGCTGGAATGAGGATGGCAAACACAGTCATCGACCAATCAACATGAAGATCCTCCACACCTGAAAGGAACACAAGCAAAACATCAGTGACTGGGTCTAATTCTAGTCATGTCTATTAGATTAGAAGTCTATTACATTTAGCCAACAGTACACAATTCTATTATAATGtcatatacttaagcaataaggcatgagggggtgtggtatatggccaatataccacagctaaggactCGTACGCACAACACAAcgcctcttttacactactgctactctctgtttatcatatatgcatagtcactttaaccatatctacatgtacatagtacctcaatcagcccgacgaactggtgcctgtatgtagcctcactactgttatagcctcgctactgtatatagcctcgctactgttaatttttactgttgtttttatttctttacttacccatTGTTTACCTAATACCATTTTTGCtttgttggttagagcctgtaagtaagcatttcaatgtaaggttgtattcggtgcacgtgacaaataaactttgatttgcctggatacagcctttagcatattggccatataccacaaaccccccaaggtgtattattgttattataaactggCTACCAACGCAATTAGAggaataaaaatacatgttttgtcatacccgtggtatacggtctgatcagtattcagggctcgaaccacccagtttataatattttCATAGACTAATGGTATAATATACACTTTTTATTCATCCTCCATTTTATTTGATACAGGGAAAGTTTAAAATATTTCAATGTTATTATTATATCACTGACTGTGTCCtgccagagagagtgagaagaaaGAAAGTGGAGTAAGTACCATAAAGTTCAACATGGCTCCAGTCGCTCCCTCCTGCCCCACATGACTCCTGATATACTGCTTTAACCTGGACTCTGTATTGGCATCTCAGGTCGTACGGCACGTACACAGCTACATTATCATATTCGTATCGTATCTCCTTACTCtggaggaaacacacacacaacacattgaCTGGAACTCCGATAATGGCACCATTTCACTAAAACATGCAAGGATATGTGCACACACACGGCCCTTTATGTCCGTAAAAGCAGTGTAAACATGTTCCAGTGACTAAAGCTGTATTTTTATTGGAGCAATTCAGATTAGTAGCCCATCTCATGGTGACAATACCAGAACGCCCAACCCTTCATCTGACCTATATACTGTCTGTAGCCAGATAAACAAATAAACTCAGGCCTCGTTATCAGTTAAGGAATCATTCTGCATTATTACATCCACAGGTTTTGAACATCAGGTCTCTGTTGCAAAATAGATTTTCTCAGTGAAACTAATCTGTCCAACAATGGCCGAGGGAACCATAAATAAccaaaggttaaattaaaaatgaAACTATTGAAAACTCTTCTGGGAAGTGCAACAGAAGAAATCGTCGGCACTTAccaggttgtcattgtaaataagaatttgttcagaACTAGCTTGCTTGGATAAGTAAAAggttatataaataaataaaaatatccaCACATCCATTGCTTACCAGAAACTCTTGACACTTGCTGTAGTTTAAGATGTAAGCCCAGCAGTGGTGAGCGGCTAAGTCCGGAGGGTCCCAGCTCAGAATGAGATCCTTTCCTTCCTCTGTGATCTTAACCCTAGGGGCCGGGGGCTTGACTGAAGAGAATCGGACATACAGTAGACCATTAGATAAATGAGAGTATTGGTAATATCAACAATATTGAATATTACTTGAGAGTTGGGTAGTGTCATGTAATTACTGATTAGTTGGTATACCTCAATAAATCGTTTTAGAATTCATGGTTTTCCGGTCATACTATGAGGATATATCGCAAACGTGTATTTTTAACTGTTAAAAAAAGTAGTTATTTTTACCATAATGTACAGGACGCACCCGGAAGGTTTTCTGTACAGACAAACCATTGAGAGTCCCATTGAAGTGGAAGTAGACATCATGTTCAAGGAAGTCTCCTCTCAGGCGACATCCTGTCTTCTCACCAGCTCTGTCCTTGTAGTCACTGCATGCTGTTTTGTGGGATTCACCAGGGTACCTGAAACATTAGGGATGAGAATCTGCTCAGCTCAACTGACACTTACATCTAGGTTGGGCTCAGTAACATTGCATGTCAGTTGAATTGATAGAAGAACCTTTGCACTCCTGAAGCTTAATGACGTCTAAGATGATGGGTAGGATGTGTAGGAGAAACAAAGGTCTCTAGGCCTATGTGACCATTGGCAATTCATGTTTCACTTGCAAATATTCAGTGTGCCAGGAGTTATTTTACCAGTTCAGTCTGCAGTGGCATGTACtaatggatgccaagggaagcaaGGCTTCCCCAAAAAAACGTacctgtaaataaaataaaaaaatattttgtctcTTTGGGTTTCATAATTGTCCTtcaattcacaagaggctgaatgtacactacatgaccaaaagtatgtgtacGCCTTCTCGTCAAACATCTAATTtcaaaatcatgtgcattaatatggagttctgggaaggctttccactagatgttgaacattgttgcagggacttgcttctattcagccacaagagcattagtgaggtagggcactgatgtttggcgattagacctggctcacagtcggtgttcTAATTCATCCAGAAGTTGTTTGATGGgtttaaggtcagggctctgtgcaggccagtcaagatcttccacgcctatctcgacaaaccattttgtATGGACCTCACcttgtgcattgtcatgctgaaacaggaaagggccttccccaaaaagttggaagcacagaatattctagaatgtcattgaataatgtagagttaagatttcccttcactggaactaaggggatagcccaaaccatgaaaaacagccccagacctttcttcctccaccaaactttacagttggcactatgcaatcGGGcaagtagtgttctcctggcatccgccaaacccagattcgtttgtcggaatgccagatggtgaagcgtgattcatcactccagagaacgcgtttccactgctccagagtccaattgcggtgagctttacaccactccagccgacgcttggcatttgcGCATGGtgctcttaggcttgtgtgcggctgctcggccacggaaacccatttcatgaagctccagatgaacagttattgttctgacattgcttccagaggcagtttggaactcagtagtaagtattgcaaccgaggacagacgattttttacgcactacacgcttcagcactcccgttctgtgagcttgtgtggccttccACTTAGCggttgagccattgttgctcctagacgtttccacctcTCAATAACATcacttatagttgaccggggcagctctagcagggcagaaatttgatatactgtcttgttggaaaggtggcatcctatgacggtgccacgttgaaaatcactgagctcttcagcaaggctattctacttccaatgtttgtctatggcgatCGCATGGCTGtctgcttgattttatacacctgtcagcaacggtgtggctgaaatagccgaatccactcatttgaaggggtgtccacatacttttgtgcatatagtgtatctcacaggagaaagcgAGCAAAATAGCATCCCTTTGTCTCTGTATGTTTAGTCCATCTATCTGAAGCGGTCTGGTCCAAAAGAGACTGACATTGTTGctgcccgtagcattgaatgcacgggaagccagcgagcatttggcctcccttgataaaagtatataaaatagccaatcagcgttgagctaaaccgagtgagctcaactgtgaatggtcctggcacacAAACACGGGTGACAAGGGAAACCAGTTTTGATTTTGCATCACTCCTATCAAATCGCACTGAGAGCATAcatcattgacagaaacaacttgaattgttgcatctcgttgttgTGTTGTcgtccggtggctagctagctaaaatggtctctttcctaaattagccatggatggagatttgGACTTGTGTTTTTACTGAATTCTCAATGATTATAACgccgattctgatccaaccataaattggATCAGACGATGGAAGTTCGAAATGGatctagatgtagaaggctaatgttgaattttggcccattcctcctgacagagctggtgtaaccgagtcaggtttgtaggactcct
Above is a genomic segment from Salvelinus fontinalis isolate EN_2023a chromosome 36, ASM2944872v1, whole genome shotgun sequence containing:
- the LOC129835299 gene encoding interleukin-13 receptor subunit alpha-2-like, with protein sequence MDNMILKHMEFLLVLQYFIPLITPEVAVEKELVKNFQCSLYSSKAMNCSWLPANQTGDDLQLYYWYPGESHKTACSDYKDRAGEKTGCRLRGDFLEHDVYFHFNGTLNGLSVQKTFRVRPVHYVKPPAPRVKITEEGKDLILSWDPPDLAAHHCWAYILNYSKCQEFLSKEIRYEYDNVAVYVPYDLRCQYRVQVKAVYQESCGAGGSDWSHVELYGVEDLHVDWSMTVFAILIPAAVGLFIILFLCCFMKHREKLFPKIPQPSWILKDMLISNKEQKSSIGNLYVPVEEEVECKISLEKDPPLLMMQPDP